The sequence below is a genomic window from Methanobacteriaceae archaeon.
CTATTCTTTCTATCGCGTCCATATTACCACAATAATGTTTATTTATGTTTATTTTTTTTAATTTAAGTTTTTCAATTCTTTCCAGGAGTGATAAATCCGTTGCACGACTGTGATGTATCCCAGGATCACTATTAGCAGAATGGCCAGTGACATGAAGAAGTTGGGATTAAAGAAGTATCCCAGAAATGCACCGCCTAATATTATGAAGAGGCGTTCTGCTCGCTCTGCAATTCCCACGTCACATTTTATTCCTTCTACTTCAGCCCGGGCACGAACATAGCTCACACTCATGGAGGCTAAAAGTGCCAGAATTCCCCAGAACCAGTCAACATAGCCTCCGTATATGATTCCAATGATTATGAAGGCGTCTGCAAATCGGTCGGATGTTGAATCAAGGAATCCTCCGAATTTGCTCTTGGTGTTGTTGTTCCGGGCCACAGCCCCGTCAATAACATCGAAAAATCCACTAAGGAGTATGAGAAGGGCACCCGTAAGAAGGTATTTCTGGGAGAATGCGTATGCTGCCAATAAACTCACCAGTAATCCAATGATGGTGAGGATGTTAGGATGCACTCCGATTTTACTGGCCAGGGGAGTGATTAATTTCTGGAATTGGGGCCTTACTTTGTTGAGCATGGTATTAACACCACATTAGGTAATTTAGAAGTTTACATTTGTTTTTATAATATTATCTATAATTTTAATGGAAGGTATTAGGTTAGGGTATTACTATATGGATTACTTTTTTTTGGAGAAAACTTTTATTAAGATAAAACTTTTATTAAGATTTTCCTTAAAATATCCATCCTCACGATTAAGTACAGTAATTTTGGTTTTACTTTCAGGATTCTTATCTAAAATTTTCTCTGCACTTATGGCAGAAATGTGCCTGTATTTATCCTTTTATTTTATCATAGTTTCGCATTTTGGACAAAGTGTTTTCAGACTTGATTCATTTATACATGTTATTTCATATTCTACTTTTTTAAGTAACATCATATGCTATAGTTTAATTTACACCCTATTTTTTAACTTAACATCAGGTTCAATTAACATTATTCTTTTTGGTAATAATATTTTTTTTAAATTTTTAATACAGTAAATCTTTAAATAGGGTCAAAAATCAACCTCTATACAAAAATCAGAGACATTAAAGTGCCAATTGAAGGGTACCATTTAATGGTTTTAGTTGCATTATTCAGTTCAATTGGTGGGAGAGATTTACATCCACTATCAAAAGTACAGGAAATAGTAAAATGAACACGGAATTTCTAAAAGACAAGGAAATAATCGTAGCCTCTAACCGAGGACCAGTAGTATTTAAAAAAGACGCAAAAACTGGAAAAATAGAACTGATAAGGGGTGCCGGAGGAATAGTAGGGTCAATGATACCCTTTCTTGAAAAAACACATGGCACATGGGTATCATCCGCCATTGGAGAATGCGATGATTACATGAACAACAAATACCATGGAAAAGTACCGGTACCATTAGAAAACCCGGAATATTATGTTCAATTCGTCAAAACAGAAGAAGATGTTTATAATAAATTTAATGGAAAATTTGCCAATCCATTATTATGGTTTATTCATCACTCCATGTGGTTTTCACCCTATTCACCCTGTGGGGATGATGAACTACACCAGGCATGGGATTCCTACAGTTATGTGAACTCCAGATTTGCAGAGACCATTGGGAACGATATTTCCATGTCAGATAAAACACCAATTGTAATGTTACAGGATTATCATATTTATTTAACACCCAAAATGATACGGGAGAACCATCCTGACGTTCTCATGAGTCAATTCGTTCACATACCTTTCCCCTCACCAGAAATATTCCAGCAGCTACCCAACTACATGCAAACCGAGATATTAACCAGCATTCTCACTAACAATGTTCTAGGATTTCATATCCCGCGTTATATGAACAATTTCCTGCAAACCATTAAACTGATTTTACCCGAAGCTACAGTGGATGATTTAACAGGAGATATTTTATATAACGGCCACATCTGTCATGTGAGAACCTATCCCATTAGCATTGATAGAGAAACACTCACCAGACACGGTCAAAGCCCCCAAGTCATAGCCAAGAAGGTTGAAGTGGATGAAATGATTGGGGACTGCAAGTTAATCTACCGGACCGACCGTGCAGACCTATCCAAGAATATTATACGGGGATTCCAGGCCTATGACATGTTCCTGGATAAGTATCCTGACTGGAGGGGTAAGGTTAAATTTGTGGCCACCTTAATGCCATCCAGACAGGATATAAAGATTTACAGGGAATACACTGATAATATAAGGGATATAGTGAAAGAAATCAATGAAAAATATGGTACTCCAGATTGGGAGCCAATTAAATACATTTGTAGGGGAGATTACGACTTGGTAGTTGCTCTTTTAAAAAGATACGATGTCTTGATGGTTAACCCCATCCTGGATGGGATGAACATCGTGGCCAAGGAGGGCAGCGTCCTCAATGAGAACAATGGAGTATTAGTCCTTTCCACCGGGGCCGGGTGTTATGAAGAGTTAAAAGATGGTGCAGTATGCATTAATCCCTACGATCTAAGACAAACTGCAGAGGCCATTGACACGGCTCTGTTAATGGATGAAGAATCCAAATCCCAGCTCCTTAGTGAGGCGAGGGCAGCCATCCAGAGAAATGATCTAAGTAAATGGGTGGGTGATCAATTAAATGATATGGAGAGGGTTATCCTGGAAAAACAGAAACTTAAATCAGAAAAGGGTGGAGAAGCTATTCGGATGAATTAAATGTTTCTGTGAGGATGAATAGGGAAAAACATATTCTTTAAATTCACGGTAATAATACATGATTTAAAGCACCTTTTAAAAGATTATCCCAGTAAGATCATTATATTTGTAATTAGGTTATATTTGGATTGGGAGAGACTATTTCAATGTCAATTCAACTCCACGAATCACTGGAAGCTGCCCTGAAGAGGAAGGCCATCCCCTGTGTCACGGCCTACAACCGGATCGATGGTCCGGGATCCAGCCTGGATTTAAACGAATTTCAGCAAACCTTCTGGAAATTACCATACCTAACAGATAGCGATCTTCCCTCCTGGAAAATATCAGAATTACCAGTTAAAGATGATCCTGCCTGCAAATGGACTGAGAAACTTCCCAGAACCGTGGGCATAACCATAAACACCGGGACTAAAATCGAAGCATATCCCTTTGAACCAGACCTTATAGGTGTCAAATCTGTTGATTACGGGACAGAGGTCACTGCCACTCCTGGAGAAGTGATCCCGATTGCTGAAAACTGGTTACTTAAAATTATGGAAATATTCAACCTCAAAGGGGTTATGTTTGTTTTAAAGAATTTAAGGGAAGGTATACACTCTTCAGGATTGGGAGGATCATCAACCGCCACCATTGGAGTTTGCATCCTGGCTAATGAATTAGCAGGGAGGCCATTCACCGGCACCCAACTCATTTCTATGGCAGCACGACTGGAACAGGGATTGGGTTTGAGTATCACCGGAACCCAGGAACAATCCAATGTAATTTTTGGTGGGGTTACAGATTATGTATGGTTCCCATGGGGAATACCAGGCCATCCAGGCACAGGATACGGTGAATCATTAAGATACCAACTCCTAAAACCATCTGAATACAGTCTCTTGGAGGAAAGGATGGCTATTTTTCATTCAGGACATCACCGTGAAAGTGCCAATGTTAACGCAGTATGGATGGCAGCACTTTTAACTGAAAAAGGATATAAACTGCATTCAGAGAAGATGCAGTTAGCCTACACCTATCGTGAGGCATTGAGACTTAAAAAGTGGGATCATGTTTTCAAATCCATAGAAAAATATCGTGATTTACGAATAAAACTGTGTAAAGATTACATGACAAGTTCCTGGGATTTACTGGAACGAGCACACCATTATAATTCTACAATTTTCCCTTTGGGAGCTGGTGGGGGTGGTGGAGTTCTTTTATTCTCCCCAGATCCCCTCAACTTGCAGGAATTGCGAGATGATCTTAAAGGAGATTACCGGGAAATACCATTCAAAATACGATCTAAGGGTCATGAAATCAGTAATGTTAATTTAGATTGACCTAATAATTTCATATGTAATTTCCTAATTTAATCCTCATGATTTAATTGTTATGGATAAATTTTTTCAAATCTCCATTCTATTTACGAGTTTACTATTTTATGAAAGAGTACCAAAAAAACAAATCACAGATGTGGTTTTGTTAAGGTGGATGGCACTGATAAAACAGTTTCCTGGAGAAAATTTACGAGCGAAGGATGGAAACATTTGCCCAGGACCACAACTACCCGATTGAAACTATCAGATTGAAATACATAATGAGGAAATATTCGATGATCTGGGTGGTTCTATAAAAAAAATGTTGTGGCTCTTTGATAATGGTAATCAGGGAGGGGTAGAGTATAGTAACCATAAAATCGTATTAGATCCCTCATATAATGGTTTAGAGTGTAGATGACTCTATCTTGAAATCTCATTTACCAGATCAGTGGATTATAGTTTTAATTTTCTTATTTAATTCAAATTCACAGGAAACATTTTCTTTATCTATTTACAGGGAATATCTTCTTTATCTGAACTCCAGTTTAACACTTGGGGTTTATTCTTCTTTGAAAATAAGGGTGAAAGTTGTGCCATGAGTTCTATCAAGCTCTAATTTCCCATCAATCTGCGCTGTTAAATTGTTAACCAGTTGTAATCCTAATGAGCTGGTATTTTTATAATCTATATCTTCTGGTAATCCAATTCCATCATCACTTACTTTTAAAACAATTTTATCATTTTCACGGTAGAGTTCCACTTTAATAATTCCACTTTCACCAGGAGGGAATGCATATTTCATGCTGTTAGTTACCAGTTCATTTACAATCAGTCCCAGGGGGACTACTATATTAATATCAATCTTAATATCTTCCACATTGAGTTCCAGTTTCACATGTTCTGGATCAGAAACTGTAGTATGATACAGATCGGTGGTTAATGTAGTTATGTAATCACCGAAATCAATGTTTTTAAGGTCTATGGACTGGTAAAGCCTTTCATGAATTAAGGCCATGGATTTCGCTCGATTCTGACTCTCTTTGAAAACATCAAGAGCTTCTTTATCTTCTATATATTGTGATTGGAGGTTCAGTAAGCTATATATAATCATCAAGTTATTTTTAACCCGGTGGTGTATCTCCTTGAGGAGCATATCCTTCTCTTCCAGGGATTTTTTAAGCTCATTCTCCGCATTTTTCAAATCAGTAATATCCCGAATGGCTTCAATTGCACCAACATAATTACCTTTGCTATCCTCAAGGGGTACTGCATTAATCCAAACAGTCCTAGTTTCACCTTTCAACATAACTTCAGTCTCACCAGTCAATACTTTACCCCTTCTTTCAAACTTCCTGTATTCTTTTTTAATTTCATCCTCTGGTGAATTCACCATGTCAATTAACGTGGGTCTACGAACACCGTAAAATGGTAAAGCGTATTCATAGTTACCTCTACCCAGAATTTCTTCGGACCAGACCCAAGTCATTTCTTCAATAGCCCGGTTCCAGAATATAACCCGCCCATTCCTGTCAATGGCAAATGTGGCATCGGGAAGAAAATCAATTATATCTGCTAAACGCTGATCTGCTTCATTTAAAGCTTCTTCAGCCATTTTAAGTTCAGTTATATCCTGATTCACTCCCTTTGTCCCTATTTTTTTACCATTTTCATCGGTTCTGATTTTGATTCGCACGATTATAAATCTCCTTTGACCATCAGGACGAATTATCCAGTGCTGAACTGAGCTGGAGTAATCAGGATCATCAGTTTCTAGGGCTTTGGCAACTTCCACTGCCACGGCATCTTGCTCTTCCGGAGGAATGAAACGAGTTGCATACTCCTCTGAAGACATCTGGTAACCGCCCTCCTCCTCTGCGCAGGTCCCATAGAGGTCATAAAACTGGTCGTTAAAATCAAAAATATCCTTTTCAATATCATATTCCCAGTAAACAAGTTTTGCCAGGTCCATGTTATCTTTAAGCCGATCTTCACTTTCTTGAAGTTTTCTTTCTAATTCTTTTTTAGAAAGAGCCATTTCAATGGTAAATTTCAGCTGGTCTTCATCATAGGGTTTAACCAGATAACCATAGGTCATGTTTCTAGATAGAAGAGGGGTTATTGATTGATCATGGTGATCAGATAAAAAAATAAGGGGTATTTCAAGGTTTTCCATTTCTGAAACCGCCTCAATTCCATCCCCCCCTAGGTACATTAAAATAAGATCCGGTGTTAATTCTCTTATCTTCCCAACGGCTTCTTCTGCACTGACAACATAAACAACTTGGCATTCCAATGATTCCAGCATTAGTTTTATATCCTCAGCGG
It includes:
- a CDS encoding trehalose-6-phosphate synthase, translating into MNTEFLKDKEIIVASNRGPVVFKKDAKTGKIELIRGAGGIVGSMIPFLEKTHGTWVSSAIGECDDYMNNKYHGKVPVPLENPEYYVQFVKTEEDVYNKFNGKFANPLLWFIHHSMWFSPYSPCGDDELHQAWDSYSYVNSRFAETIGNDISMSDKTPIVMLQDYHIYLTPKMIRENHPDVLMSQFVHIPFPSPEIFQQLPNYMQTEILTSILTNNVLGFHIPRYMNNFLQTIKLILPEATVDDLTGDILYNGHICHVRTYPISIDRETLTRHGQSPQVIAKKVEVDEMIGDCKLIYRTDRADLSKNIIRGFQAYDMFLDKYPDWRGKVKFVATLMPSRQDIKIYREYTDNIRDIVKEINEKYGTPDWEPIKYICRGDYDLVVALLKRYDVLMVNPILDGMNIVAKEGSVLNENNGVLVLSTGAGCYEELKDGAVCINPYDLRQTAEAIDTALLMDEESKSQLLSEARAAIQRNDLSKWVGDQLNDMERVILEKQKLKSEKGGEAIRMN
- a CDS encoding GHMP kinase, producing the protein MSMSIQLHESLEAALKRKAIPCVTAYNRIDGPGSSLDLNEFQQTFWKLPYLTDSDLPSWKISELPVKDDPACKWTEKLPRTVGITINTGTKIEAYPFEPDLIGVKSVDYGTEVTATPGEVIPIAENWLLKIMEIFNLKGVMFVLKNLREGIHSSGLGGSSTATIGVCILANELAGRPFTGTQLISMAARLEQGLGLSITGTQEQSNVIFGGVTDYVWFPWGIPGHPGTGYGESLRYQLLKPSEYSLLEERMAIFHSGHHRESANVNAVWMAALLTEKGYKLHSEKMQLAYTYREALRLKKWDHVFKSIEKYRDLRIKLCKDYMTSSWDLLERAHHYNSTIFPLGAGGGGGVLLFSPDPLNLQELRDDLKGDYREIPFKIRSKGHEISNVNLD
- a CDS encoding PAS domain S-box protein, whose amino-acid sequence is MSDVTILLFGDKSAEDIKLMLESLECQVVYVVSAEEAVGKIRELTPDLILMYLGGDGIEAVSEMENLEIPLIFLSDHHDQSITPLLSRNMTYGYLVKPYDEDQLKFTIEMALSKKELERKLQESEDRLKDNMDLAKLVYWEYDIEKDIFDFNDQFYDLYGTCAEEEGGYQMSSEEYATRFIPPEEQDAVAVEVAKALETDDPDYSSSVQHWIIRPDGQRRFIIVRIKIRTDENGKKIGTKGVNQDITELKMAEEALNEADQRLADIIDFLPDATFAIDRNGRVIFWNRAIEEMTWVWSEEILGRGNYEYALPFYGVRRPTLIDMVNSPEDEIKKEYRKFERRGKVLTGETEVMLKGETRTVWINAVPLEDSKGNYVGAIEAIRDITDLKNAENELKKSLEEKDMLLKEIHHRVKNNLMIIYSLLNLQSQYIEDKEALDVFKESQNRAKSMALIHERLYQSIDLKNIDFGDYITTLTTDLYHTTVSDPEHVKLELNVEDIKIDINIVVPLGLIVNELVTNSMKYAFPPGESGIIKVELYRENDKIVLKVSDDGIGLPEDIDYKNTSSLGLQLVNNLTAQIDGKLELDRTHGTTFTLIFKEE
- a CDS encoding CDP-alcohol phosphatidyltransferase family protein gives rise to the protein MLNKVRPQFQKLITPLASKIGVHPNILTIIGLLVSLLAAYAFSQKYLLTGALLILLSGFFDVIDGAVARNNNTKSKFGGFLDSTSDRFADAFIIIGIIYGGYVDWFWGILALLASMSVSYVRARAEVEGIKCDVGIAERAERLFIILGGAFLGYFFNPNFFMSLAILLIVILGYITVVQRIYHSWKELKNLN